One Azoarcus sp. DN11 DNA segment encodes these proteins:
- a CDS encoding biotin/lipoyl-containing protein, producing MPKFPECWDTCGNCRTEDVFVQSVLVQSGESIGFDEPLIVLETGKTAMDIPSPHKGTIVEVKVDEGDLIDEGDLIALVEIA from the coding sequence ATGCCGAAGTTTCCGGAATGCTGGGATACCTGCGGGAACTGCCGGACCGAGGACGTCTTCGTGCAGAGCGTGCTGGTGCAATCAGGGGAGTCGATCGGCTTCGACGAACCGCTGATCGTGCTGGAAACGGGCAAGACGGCCATGGACATCCCCTCGCCCCACAAAGGGACCATCGTCGAGGTCAAGGTCGATGAAGGCGACCTGATCGACGAGGGCGACCTGATCGCCCTCGTCGAAATCGCCTAA
- a CDS encoding ferredoxin--NADP reductase — MSNLATERVLSVHHWNDSLFSFRTTRDRALRFTNGQFVMIGLEVDGRPLTRAYSIASPNHEEHLEFFSIKVPNGPLTSRLQHLKEGDPIVVSKKPTGTLVLHDLKPGKNLYLLSTGTGLAPFMSVIQDPETYEHFERVVLIHGVRTVSELAYHKFITEELPRHEFFGEFVREKLIYYPTVTREPFVNQGRLTDLINSGKLFRDIGLPELDPAVDRAMICGSPAMLQDCCDLLDARGFQISAHIGHPGDYVIERAFVEK, encoded by the coding sequence ATGAGCAACCTGGCGACCGAGCGTGTCCTGAGCGTGCATCACTGGAACGACTCTCTTTTCAGTTTCCGTACCACTCGCGACCGCGCGCTGCGCTTCACGAACGGCCAGTTCGTGATGATCGGGCTCGAAGTCGACGGCCGCCCGCTCACGCGCGCGTACAGCATCGCGAGCCCGAACCACGAGGAGCATCTGGAGTTCTTCAGCATCAAGGTTCCCAACGGCCCCCTGACTTCGCGCCTCCAGCACCTCAAGGAAGGCGACCCGATCGTCGTGAGCAAGAAGCCCACCGGCACCCTCGTGCTGCACGACCTCAAGCCGGGCAAGAACCTCTACCTGCTCTCGACGGGCACGGGACTGGCCCCGTTCATGAGCGTGATCCAGGATCCGGAAACCTACGAACACTTCGAACGCGTCGTGCTGATCCACGGCGTGCGCACCGTGTCGGAACTGGCGTATCACAAGTTCATCACCGAGGAACTGCCCCGGCATGAGTTCTTCGGCGAGTTCGTGCGCGAAAAGCTCATCTACTATCCGACCGTCACGCGCGAACCCTTCGTCAATCAGGGGCGGCTCACGGACCTGATCAACAGCGGCAAGCTGTTCCGCGACATCGGCCTGCCCGAGCTCGACCCAGCGGTGGACCGCGCGATGATCTGCGGCAGCCCGGCGATGCTTCAGGACTGCTGCGACCTGCTCGACGCACGCGGCTTCCAGATTTCGGCGCATATCGGCCACCCTGGCGATTACGTGATCGAACGCGCATTTGTCGAAAAATGA
- a CDS encoding LysR family transcriptional regulator: MKHTLRQLEVFVATARAGTVSRAAERLAMSQSAASSSLTEFERQFDVRLFDRVGKSLRLNELGQRLLPRAVELLARAEDIEDLLQGGMGFGSMKIGATLTIGNYLGTLIVAAFLRRHPESHIHLSVHNTATIIQQVAGFELDMGMIEGSCHHPDLEAVPWLDDELVVFCAPSHPLASSRRASLDELARHSWILREIGSGTRETFDQAMRHVASRIDVRLELEHTEAIKRAVESGLGIGCISRLALREAFRRGSLVPVDTPELDLQRSFHFLWHRQKFTTPGMRAFIALCREMTAGARRSDEIPLTYIP; encoded by the coding sequence ATGAAGCATACGCTCAGACAACTCGAGGTCTTTGTCGCCACGGCACGCGCCGGGACCGTATCGCGCGCGGCCGAGCGGCTCGCGATGTCGCAGTCTGCGGCAAGCAGCAGCCTCACGGAGTTCGAGCGGCAGTTCGACGTGCGCCTGTTCGATCGGGTCGGCAAGTCCCTGCGCCTGAACGAGCTTGGCCAGCGGCTGCTGCCGCGGGCCGTGGAACTCCTCGCGCGCGCCGAGGACATCGAGGACCTGCTACAGGGCGGAATGGGCTTCGGGAGCATGAAGATCGGGGCAACGCTCACGATCGGCAACTATCTCGGCACGCTGATCGTCGCGGCTTTCCTGCGGCGCCACCCGGAAAGCCACATCCACCTGAGCGTGCATAACACGGCGACCATCATCCAGCAGGTCGCCGGCTTCGAGCTCGACATGGGTATGATCGAAGGCAGTTGCCACCACCCGGATCTCGAGGCCGTTCCCTGGCTCGATGACGAGCTGGTGGTCTTTTGCGCGCCGTCGCATCCGCTCGCAAGCAGCCGCCGCGCGAGCCTCGACGAATTGGCCCGGCACTCGTGGATCCTGCGCGAAATCGGCTCGGGGACGCGGGAGACTTTCGATCAGGCCATGCGCCATGTGGCGTCACGCATCGACGTGCGCCTGGAACTGGAGCATACGGAAGCGATCAAACGTGCCGTCGAATCCGGGCTGGGAATCGGCTGCATTTCCCGTCTCGCGCTGCGGGAAGCGTTCCGGCGCGGCAGCCTGGTGCCGGTCGATACGCCGGAACTGGATCTGCAACGGTCCTTCCATTTTCTCTGGCACCGGCAGAAATTCACGACGCCGGGCATGCGCGCCTTCATCGCCTTGTGTCGCGAGATGACGGCTGGCGCTCGCCGCAGCGACGAAATTCCGTTGACGTATATCCCCTGA